The nucleotide window GGACGACTTCGAGACCGAATTCCTGAACGAGATCAAGGTGGACGACCTGGTGGAACTCATGGTCCCGGCTTACGACAAATACTATACGGAGGGCGAAATCGACCAACTGATCGCTTTCTATAAGAGCCCGCTGGGACAGAAGTTGGTGTCTTCATTGCCGACGATGACGGAAGAAACGAGCAAAGCCGCAGGTGCCCTTGGAGCCGAGATCGGCGCACGCGTTGGACAGAAAATCGAGGCTAAGCTCAACGCCGGCGAGTACGGACAGTGGCCACCGAAGGGGACACCCGCGCAATAATCCCCAATGACATCCCGATCTCATCAGCCGGGTCATCGACCCGCTTTCTCGTTTTTGTGCGGCCGGATGACGTGCATGCCTTGCTCTGATTACAATCGAAATTCGCACCTCCGTGTTGTCAGCTCTGTGGTGAATCGATCCTAAAGGTCAAGGAATGCCAAAACCAAAGCCTCTCGTACTCATTATTCTGGATGGCTGGGGATATGCCCCGCCGTCGAAGTCCAACGCTATTTCACTGGCACGTAAGCCGACATACGACAAGCTGCTCGCCGAATATCCCAACACGCTGATTCATACTTCGGGACGCTTTGTCGGGCTGCCGACCGGACAGATGGGCAACAGCGAGGTGGGGCATCTGAACATCGGCGCCGGACGCATCGTTTACATGGACATCACCAAAATCGACCTGATGATCGAGAATGGCGAGTTCTTCAAGCATCCGGTGCTGCTCGATGCTATGAACGCGGCGAAGGTTAACGGCCGACGCTTGCATATGTGCGGGCTGCTTTCCGATGGTGGAGT belongs to Terriglobia bacterium and includes:
- a CDS encoding DUF2059 domain-containing protein, translating into MKLRIVVLLTVVLMCTPVFAQSSSASTNAKHQKIVTLVKMTGTPTVMVDAIRQQIHLAKKTLPLPPKAQDDFETEFLNEIKVDDLVELMVPAYDKYYTEGEIDQLIAFYKSPLGQKLVSSLPTMTEETSKAAGALGAEIGARVGQKIEAKLNAGEYGQWPPKGTPAQ